From a single Cydia amplana chromosome 10, ilCydAmpl1.1, whole genome shotgun sequence genomic region:
- the LOC134651443 gene encoding uncharacterized protein LOC134651443: MPDPCPGCQPTKQTERYQRQLSKEEKKCEKANEKALNKYEKQLAKFERERQNKLNQLEKVYISKLEDELVGTGDLSGNPSLVGAPPGDSGDPFYPCCCSGFENTYKSNDPILDRRQDTSNIISIFVKPEQLGLDVKRKPCECGTKSCSLRKQLTQVCYRYCCYLLTVCAVILVAATIFILFFK; this comes from the exons ATGCCCGACCCTTGCCCAGGATGCCAACCAACCAAACAAACTGAGCGGTATCAAAGACAACTATCAAaggaagaaaaaaaatgtgaaaaGGCAAACGAAAAGGCATTGAACAAATATGAAAAACAATTAGCAAAATTCGAAAGAGAACGGCAGAATAAGTTAAACCAACTGGAAAAAGTGTATATATCGAAGCTAGAAGATGAGTTGGTTGGTACAGGCGACTTGTCTGGTAACCCAAGCTTAGTGGGAGCACCTCCCGGCGATTCAGGGGATCCATTTTACCCTTGCTGCTGTAGTGGTTttgaaaatacatacaaaagcaaCGATCCCATTCTCGACAGACGACAAGATACGTCGAATATCATAAGTATATTTGTGAAACCTGAACAACTGGGGCTTGATGTCAAAAGAAAACCTTG TGAATGTGGCACCAAATCATGCTCACTTCGGAAGCAACTCACACAAGTCTGCTATCGTTACTGTTGCTATTTACTAACCGTGTGTGCAGTCATACTTGTTGCTGCCaccatattcattttattctttaaataa